The following is a genomic window from Bombina bombina isolate aBomBom1 chromosome 3, aBomBom1.pri, whole genome shotgun sequence.
attgcagtttgtaaaaataaaaacaaacctatataatgaaataaaatataaacataaagatatttcctcttaaagtgttcacagttcacatggggttaagtatttattccagcttaaacttgccaattaaattttaaccaattggattttcccagccaccttaaacaggtgagcagggattttacctgtagctatgattacgccgtgagcggcgaaacatgtcagcagcagtcttTCTACAAGTTTTGctggagttgtgagacatgccgttttttgatcatgtattcatggattatttttaaactgaaataaatcaagttttggatctgcaaaaagtctctgcaatttgtttcttattgctatatatatatatatatatatatatatatatatatatatatatatatatatatatatataaataatataaagttCCATTTTTTGCGTGTGACAGatttttgctcttgtgctaactttttactttcatggtttccaaatgttatatattttacatgGCTCAAAAAGTGCAAAAAGTGTATTTTATGATGGATTGGAAGGCTAATGGTAATGGTTCTCCAAGCAGAGTATTTGATGAAAAAAAAAGTCTTCTTACACAATGCAAATGATTagtatataaaaaacgttactacaGTTACATCTACACAGTAATGCAACCACTGATtactttttataaataatatttttagaaTTTCTtgcattatacctatttaaaaacaTGATGGCTTATATGTGGTTTGTTACAGATGGcatttgatataaaatatataatgcttTCAACATTTTGTTTGTTTTCAGGAATGGAATTAGAACTCCGACTGATCTTCAAAGCGATTGGATTTTTCTCCTTGATCACCATTGGAGTTCCCAGTAATTTGATAATCTTAGCGACATTCATCCACATTAGAGTCACTGAAAGAAAGCTGATACCAGCCAATGCTATCCTTTCCATGTTGGCTTTGGTGAACTTGCTAGTAATATTTTCCAAAGGTTTCCCTCAAGCAATCCATTCAGTGGGAATTAGGAATGTCTTTAATGATATTGAGTGCAAAATAATTTCTTTCACTTACCGAGTTTGTCGAGGGATGACTATTTGTGTCACCTGTCTACTGAGCTGCAATCAGTGCATCATTTTGGCACCACCTTCGAAAATATGGCTTGCTCTTAAGCAAAATGTTCCACCCAACCTACCATGGGTTATGCTACTGTTATGGTGTATTAATGGAGCTATATACCCCTCTTGCTTCCTCCATGTCCGTGCTATAGCCAACTACACAACCTCCATGTATACCTTGCACTTAGAATTCTGCAAACATGACTTTATGACATTTACCTCATATGTTGCCAATGGTATAGCCATTGCCGTGAGAGATTTTCTCTTTGTGGGGACAATGACCTTAGCTAGCTGCTATATAGTATTTATGCTTTACAGACATGGAAAGCAAGTTCAAGGAATACGCAGTTCAGACAGAAAAGCTGGGAAAAGTGCTGAATACAGGGCTGCCCAAGCAGTAGTTCTACTTGTTTCTATTTATGTTGCATTGTTTGGACTTGACAGTTGCATTTGGATTTACACCTTAATAGTATCTAGAGTGTCACCAACTATCTCTGATGCTCGAGTGTTCTTTGGTACCTTATATGCTGCTCTCAGTCCTATTGTAATTATACAAACTAACAAGAAAATTCAAATGACTTTAAAATGCAACAACAAGAAAATTCTCCTACAGTCTTCAGATACAAATGTGTCATCGGATTCCTCAGAATAAGGTTGATGTTATTTACAGCTCGTGTGCTCGACTGTTTTGCTTTCAACTTCTAAAGGAGCCACTTCTTTTATTTTGGAATCAAAGTTGTTTTGATTTCAACTTTTAACATTGAACACAATGGGACAGAATGTAAAAAAAACTTGACAGCATGGACAGATATCGTTAGCTGATTTTACTGAGCATTCTATTGTAAATTAAGAGCCTCTCGTTAACATAAAGCATATAACTGACCTCCCCTGAATGAGATACACAGTTCACATGTTAAAATATGACTTAAAAACAACCACTGAGAGAAGTGGAGCTCTTGAACAATAGGGGGTTGCAGAATTAATTATAAAGGCTAgtaagctttaaagggataggaaaatcaaaaataaacttgcatgattcagatagataatgtaattttaagacacttttaaatttacttctatcttaatttccacttagttctcttggtatcccttgttgataaaGAATCCACACTTATTCTGCACTAGTGggatctatctgctgattggtgtctgcacacattaatctcctgtgattggctaactagatgtgttcacctagctaccaatagtgcaatgctgttcattcagtAAATAAtaacaagagcatgaagcaaatttaataataatagtaaattggaaagttgtttaaaatgttatgctctattcaaatcatgaGAGAACATTTTGGATTTCCTGTCAATTTAAGTTAAATTTAATAGGTTTAATGTGTCAGCTTACCTTTAAAGAAGTATGTCTTAATAAAATAAAGCAATGCTTTAAAATGCAAGTAGTTGATTCATATGGTTACATGATGCATCTTTTTTATAAAGCACTGTGCAACAATTTACATTTGTATGAGTTGTATTAAATCCAGAGACCTACAAGttatgcggtacggctataccgctgaaaaattggcctttgtgagcagaatagtcagctcacccgtattacaagcgttttagcctataccgcaacgatccattccgcgctCAAAATACAgcctttgagtgtggaatattcagctcacctgtaTTGCAAGTTGTGGGGTCAGGCTATTCCCCTAGTATTATAGCTTATACCGTAACGATCCATTCcccaatcaaagaccagtagttatggattttgtgaaacaaaaatgcttcacaaaactcataacaaaaatgttacgaagtatactaacacccataaactacactattaacccctaaatcaccatcccccctgcatcacaaatactataataaacctattaacccgtaatccgcaaCCCCCaaaatagccaacactaaataaacctaataaaccctaatccgccacccccgcatcgccaacactacaataaacctattaacccctaatctgctgccaacccactttgctaacacctaaataaaactaataacccctaacccgccgccccccacatagcaaatactaaaataaacctaaaaacacctaaccgccaaacacccacatcgcaaatactcagctaaacctattaacccctaaaccgccaagcacccacattgcgactacctaaattaaactattaaccactaaatctaacacccggtaactttaaattaaagttataatataactaccttaaaataaataaaaacttacctgtgaaatatttttaaaaaaataaaataaaccaaaaataaaatacctaaattacaaaattaaaaaattggctgaaaataataaaatcagccaataggatttaagtagctctcatcctattggctgattagaaatgttcagccaataggaatgcaaggtaccccaatataaaacaggtaccttgcatttctattggctgacaatttctaatcagccaattggataagagatacttaaatcctattggctgattttattattCTACTGTTTCAACATAAATTGCAGGATACTTTGATGCCACAACatgcaaacaaatatatgtataagaCGAAAACTTCATGTCGAATTCCCACTGTTTAATTTCCATGCCAAGCTCACGCTTCAGGGAAGATTTTTAAAATGTGTGAAATATGGGACAGAGACCTGGCACAATTAAACCAGGGGACAGGAAGCTAAAAGCTGGGaatggggacttccggtgggcggtgcACTAAGATGGCTGCAAAGTTCTAAGATCCTGATAAACCTTGTGTTTAGAAACCTTGTTTGCGGCCGAATCTCATCGCCATCTAAACCTCCTTTGACAGCTTTTGTGTCTGGGAACTTTACTAGATAGAGAGACCATCATCTTCTGTCTCCTGGAGGTCATATTTAAAGATTTCCTTCTGAAACAGTGTcagcgcattttttttttttttgtattgcaatATGGAGTCAATTATTAAAGAAATGATGGAAATGCTCCTACGATGTTTAGATAACATGATAGCATCTTGCTTGATGCTTTAAAGGGAGATATGGGCTATCCAATAGCCAGCTTTGTTGCTGACATTGTATTCTAAATGTGACAAAGATGATCTCGGAGATCAACAACCAACACTGCTTACCTCTCCTGTATATTCCATGTGGCCGGAGGGTGCACAATCGGGTCTGCAACATGTTGCTCCTACTATTTCAACAACAGTGGATCTCCCAGGCCCCCCTCACTGGCCAGTGATACTCACCATGAGTCAAAAATAACTTTGGAAAACCACCTTATGATCGATCTGGAGAGCACTGACCTTGACTGTCTTTCTACACCTATGACACGCTGGAACTCTACACAGTCACAACTCTTGATAAAACCACAATATGATAATGTATGGCATGAAGGCTGGACTACTGTATTGCTAGTTTCTTTAATGACCGGGAGAAACTTCATGGCAATACCATTATTGAAGCAATTTAGAAAGGCTATGCTGAGTTTTACATGGCTCTCCCCGCTTTGGTGTGTGGGGCTGCAGCAACGCGCTCTCTCTCCATCAACTAAATTTGGCAAATCCACTCTCCTGAATACCCAAAAACAAAGGAGAGGGATAGGTTAATTTCCATTTTGGACACCTGCTGCAATGCCAGTATTATCCCGGTGCAGGGATTCCTTTTTCGATTGCCAGCAAGTCTCTCTTTGCACTCTACAGAAACTACATTGCATAAAAAAGATTTTGTGCTTATTGTTTTGATTTAATATAAATGTTCTAAGTATAAGAAGCTACTTAGCAATGCTATGTATGCTTGCACACACTCATATGTTCATTCTGTATACCATATTGTAGAtaggttttttttgcattttcttctCCCAAACTCATGTTTCTGGCAGCATATATAGATAATTACTAGACTGCCCTCCATGCCATCTACATTATGGACTAACATTAGTTTAAGAATAAGTAGTCCTACAATATTTGAATAGACATACAGTTATACAGGGGCTACAaaaactatattaacacctaacgCCTAAGTTCAGAACCCTTAAACAACCGTTCTAAGACTCAAATATACCGACAACAAAACTGCCATTTTCTGAATAGATCATGGTTTATTCTTTGTGTTATGCGCTATTGTTTTTCTATGCCTCAATTTTTTCTGTCAGGATGTTTTCTGTCAGTAGTTGCCCATTATCATACATAACATATCGGCATAATACGATATTCAGTGGTTGCAGTGACTGGATTAACATCTGCCACTTATGTCTAACACTTTAGACAAGTTGAGCAATGCCTGACTACACTCTTGAACATCTTAGCCTACGTCGCTAGCAATATTGAAAGCGTTTGGGAGCAGCTACTGAAATAGTCTAATACATGTATTAGTCCTTTTTTTTACCTCTACACAATATCATGGTATCATTCAGCAGGGCTCTTAGTATTTTTCTGTTGTGTTTGTgtcttttttgttaattttttgttttgttttgtttagtgtttagtgttttgTTCTTAGATTGGAAAACTGAGGAAAACATTTTAATTAACAAGGGGATTTACATATCTAATTTTTATGCTTGGTGAAGTGTAGACTGGACATATTTACTTACAATGTTTCATTGAATGGAcgtccccttcttttctctttcACACAGAACAGGGTTTACTGTCCAATATCTAAGCTTATATCTTCATGAGGATATCTGTGAAACATGTCATTGTAATATAAGCTGGTCAGATGATTTTTGTAACCTATGTCATAGAAATAATGTTACCACTTCTTTTGTTGTATACAAAGTCCTGttctgtatttatatatctattcctcaataaaaaagaataaaaaaaattaaaaaagatgggAATGTCCCTGGAAAATAAGTACACTTGGCAATCGAAGTGTGCTGTGTTTGTTCAAACAGGAGATATTAACGTTCCAGGAAAAAAAGTAGATCATATCATTGTCTGATTTCAAGTTAAATAGTGTGTTAAATAGACCGTAtattccaaaattgttattgtttaaaaatatagattatcccttaattacccattccctagatttgaGCAGCcaccatggttatattaatatactttttatctctgtgattaccttgcatttaagcttctgcagactgcccccttatctcatttcttttgacagacttgcattttagccaatcagtgatgactcattaATAACGGCACAATGGTATCTAtactgcacacatgaactagcgttgtctagctgaaaaaactgtcagaatgaaataagataaaaggcagccttcaagagcttagaaattagcatatagtactacctaggtttagctttcaacaaagaaaaccaagagaacaaacaaatttaatgatacaagtaaattggaaagtgtttaaaattgcatgccctatctaaatcataaacgtttaattttggctagactgtccctttaaactgtgcctATAAtgtttgagcatgtcattttaaaactactGACAATACATATCTAGGTATTTAAAACCTGCAATGGgtcaaacacataattaaagtacaGAGAATTGCTGGTCCTGAGCAAAAACCGGGTCATGTAATTAGTCTTGCAGCTTGGATGAGCAGCATTTTCTGCTCAGGACCGGTAGTTCAGCTTCTGAACAGTactttaaacatttgttttaacCCTTTTGTGTAGGGGGGGTAAACAGAGATGCATGATCGCTAGTTTTAACATTAGATAAGATAAGCCAGTCAAACAAAAATCAGAAAACAGTCAGAAGCAGGAAACATTTGATGAGTACACAAGGCATATGCACGTAGGCTTCATGCAGAGTAAAAGCTCTTAACACTtttcaaaatttaaattaaattcataTTCATTTAAGCTTCTAGTTTTACATCTCATTAACAATGAAAAAAGCCATGCAAAGATCTACCACTTCTGTAATCAAATggattttttattaaagtacataatctgtagaaataaataaaaatataaattgtgtGGTTAACTCACAgagaaaaagcactgaaataaatgTTTAGTTAGAGAAATCCCAAAAggatataaaacccccaaaaaatatctttgaccccccatttctgagttcactccatccATTCTCAATAAGACACCACCAATTTTATGGgattgaaaaggccgcagcctgtttattaaaacaacaacacaagttaaactttGTCAACATTATAACCTCTTAACTAACActtcacccagtgcttgcttttactctccataagcccccaccccttttcaggggcggggcgtccaccatcactttccactttTCCTTACTGACATAAGTACCAGCTactatctatcaggcgtaagcctcaatagatcacagcaagcaccccgccgtaGCTGCGACAAACCAGTTATTCACTATTcctggggagggagggcgggaaaacttcccccttccgtgctgctcgcAACTCTGCAACTGCCAAACctcagcaggggaggagtatttatctcctcccatcatcctccacccccccacagcggagcctaccaacgctcccataaagtgggggtcaaatagccctaTACTCCATGCGTCCCCCGGGCTAgacttgaccccccatttctgagttcactccatccATTCTCAATAAGACACCACCAATTTTATGGGATTGAAAAGgctgcagcctgtttattaaaacaacaacacaagttaaactttGTCAACATTATAACCTCTTAACTAACActtcacccagtgcttgcttttactctccataagcccccaccccttttcaagggcggggcgtccaccatcactttccactttTCCTTACTGACATAAGTACCAGCTactatctatcaggcgtaagcctcaatagatcacagcaagcaccccgccaccactcgccatcagcgagtaccgccacacagggctaaggccttttcgaTCCCTTCCTTAATAGTGAAATTAAATAGGTGCAGTCCCACTTCAttcaaatgaaccccatccttcaaatagaaacatctgcctgactccccttcaaattccacatgcctaAGGCTCACACCGCCCCGCTTCCTGACATATCCACTGACCGTCCTATTCACCTTTCTTCTGGATGCTTTCAACTTCCTAATGTCCCAGGCTGACCGCCACACCACCCTGCTCTCAATCTCTGACCACACTAAAACCATGTCAGGGAACAAACATAACAACCTGTCTATCCCATTCTTCATACCCCACAGTAGATCCTTCTGAGGCATGCACCCTAAGTCGTTCCCTCCCACATGGATAACTAACACCTGCGGGGGGTCAAACACCCTGGCATACTCCGATACCTTCCCAACCACCTGAGCCCACTTCATACCTCGAACCCCCAACCaccgtatatgcacctgctccctgGAGAAACCCAGCTGCAACCCATTGTCCTTAACAGCTGCCGCTTTCCTCGCCCAAAATATGTAGGAGTGCCCTAAAATCCAGCAAGCCACCGGCCCTGTTAAATGAAGCAAAAGAATCCACTTGTCAATACCCCCTTGGTTGCACCACTAGCTCCTGTCTCACGTACCCAAGAAACctttcagacctccatctgccaatctttctgatTACCCCCCCATCCAAACCTAATGATGCTGCCTCCGTCGCTGCCCCAATTCGAAACGAATGTGAACTAAAGTCTTCCCCTCTCATCCCCATCGCCACCAACGCCTTACGAACCACCGCCACAAACTGATACCTAGATAAGGGCGTACCATCATTGTGTAACAACAGTGGACCCGCTGCATTCTTCGATACCTCCAAAAATTCCCGGACCGAACCAACCGGACAGCAAAGGCCCCCAACCTCCCGCAGCACTATCCTAGCACCTCTcccttcctgatccgtcttggatcttCTCAACCAAAGCTCAACCAACCCCCCCTTCAACACCACATCCTGTCTTGCCAAGCCTCCTAAATCCCCCCGATTCCTTCCCATCAGTTCAGATACCCTAAATGCTCCGAAAAAGGCCAGGACGCATGCCGCCCTGAACAACTTTTCTTCGTAAACTGAGGAACAAATACTCCCTAGCCTCTCAACCACACCTTCTAATATGGCATATGTTAGCGGACGCCTACCATCGGCCCGCGCCTTCCTCTTACACAAACTCTTAACCGCCATTCGTAccacaaagatttttgtcaaatccACCTGTCCCAACAGTTTGAACAGAAACGCCAAGGCCGCCATCCTCCTCCGTATTTCTGAGGGCGACAGCCCTTCTCTCCCCCAGCATTTTATCCATTCCACCAAAGTACTCATCTCCTCCTCCATATTACCCTCCTGATAACCATGCTCCACCCTTTTCCTCCACAATTTCCACACtcggacgtaagccctccatgtggtaGGAGCTAAAGCCCCCTGTACCAGACTCAATGTTCCTGGCAGCCAAGTTCCCACAGATCCTCCGGGCACTCCCAGCCTTCCGCATCCGCCCCTGGGGCCGCCTCTCGAAATCGATCCCACTGAAACCGGGATAAAGAATCAGCAATTACATTAAGGCGTCCCGGGACATGTACCGCCCTCCATGATACATTACacctcaagcattccaacacaaatgcccGTAGTAAACGGATCACAGCCGGAGAATTTGCTGTCAAACGATTAATCGCCCACaccactcccagattgtcagagtgAAAACAAACCTTTTTGTCCCTGAGGTGTTCCGGCCAAATCCTCAAAGCCACCACCAATGGGAACAACTCCAGAAATGTCAGATTCCTCGTCAACCCCCATTCCACCCAAATCTCAGGCCAGGCCCCCGCGCACCACTTACCGTTCAGAAAGGCCCCAAATCCGTGGGAACCAGACGCAtctgtaaataaacacaattgGTCATCCGACCAACCGGACTCCTGGATCAACaatgctccattaaagtcttctAAAAATATTTTCCAAATCCTCAAATCCTCCTTCATATCCGAAGATATGCGGATGTGAAATTTCGGATTGGAAATTCCAGCTGTCGCCGGTGCCAATCTGTGGCAGAACACCCGCCCAATGGGTATAATCCGGCCCGCAAAGTTTAATTTACCCAACAGCGATTGTAATTCACTAAGTAAGACTTTTTTCTTGCTCAGGATCACATCGATCACCTCCCGCAGATCCCGGACTTTGTCCTCCGGGAGCCTGCATTCCATTCTGACCGAATCGATCTCGATCCCTAGGAAACTCAGGACCATCGCCGGGCCCTCTGATTTATCCTCCGCAACCGGAATACCAAACTCCTTAGCCACCTCCCCAAAAACTGTTACTAGGAGCTCACATGTaccggacccagccgggcccacaaagaggaaatcgtccaagtaatgcacAACTGAGACCTTCCCCGACCTCCTTtttaccacccactccacaaacgagctgaacctttcaaaatatgaacaggaaattgaacagcccatcgggaggcagaggtccacaTAGAACTGATCCTCGAATTTACACCCCAAGAGGTGATGAGACCTCGGGTGAACGGGCAATAGACGAAAAGCGGATTCAACATCCGCCTTTGCCAACAGGGCACAACGGCCCGCCTTCCTCACCACCGAGACTGCCTTGTCTAAAGAGGCATATTTCACCGATACCAATTCCGGGTCTATGCCATCATTCACCGAGATACCCCGCGGGTAAGATAAATGATGTATCATCCGGAATTGCCCCGGAGCCTTCTTAGGCACCACACCCAAAGGAGATACCCTTAGCCCCGGGATAGGAGGTAGCCTGAATGGGCCCGCCATCCTTCCCAATTTGACTTCCTTCCCCAACTTCTCCCTCAACACCTCCGGAAATTCCCTTGCCGATTTCAAATTCCCCGCGAATGCCAACCCCTCTTGCTCCTTAAAAGGAATCAAAAAACCCGAACTAAACCCCGTTAAGAGCAATTCCGCGTCCCCCGCGTGTCCCCGCTCATTGGCGTATGCCTCGAGCCAAGGGAccatctcttttactttcaccggcGTCCGTGCCCGGTACACCCAATTCCCCCGGCTTGCTGCCCATTCTGCCCTTCCGGAAACATTTTGCCCCGGAATGGATTCCTCCACACACCGAACACTCGTGTTTGTATTTACACGACACTCCAAATTTACATTGCCCTTCGTTAAACTGGAAGCACAGCCCTTTTCGGATAGCTGTTCCAGTTCCTGTGCTGGTTCCGGTGATGCTTCCCGTCTGCCCAGAACTCCGAAAGGAACGAGCCCCCCGCAACGGGGTCATCATTTCtaaccatatccccatatccctatcgtcccaacGCATTTCCGGACGAACCGCCATTCGCTGTCTGAACCCCTCATCATACCTCCACCAGGCCATTCCCCCATAGGTCCCAAAGGCACTAGCTATTTCTTCATAATAGCAAAAAAGGGAAGCCCCCTGCTCTGGGAACTTTTCGCAAACAACACTAGCCAAAATCCTGAAGGCCCGGGACCAATTTGCAAATGTCTTGGGCAACTTCCTCCACCTTttcttcctttcctcctcttcctttttactcttttctttctCATCCTCCTTTACCTCTAACACGTGCTCCAAAGGCAGcagggagaatatctccacaaacTCCCTCTTCCCTATCTTATCCCTCAATTCGGTGGTAAGATGGATACCCAACGGACCCACCGAACATAAACAAGGCCTCCTGAGTGCCCCCTCCGGAACTCTAACCACCTCCCTACTCGCAGCCGCCGCCTCACCTGTTACCGCGACCCCACTATTCTGTGCAGCTACACCCGGCGCTACCGCCCCTTGCGTCCCCGCTGCCACTACCGACGCTACCGTACCCTGCGCCCCCATACCAGGGGCCACCCATGCCGCCGCCACCGGAACTACCCCACCGCTAGGCTTCTCTAGCGCAGCcaataaccccttcaaacctgccaGTATCATGCCTCTCTCACCACTCTCCACCACATTCACTCCTGGTGCACCCCCAGCCGTACCCTCACCTGTAGGCTGTTGCACCGTCACTGGGATTTGTGTCGACTCCGTCCCTTGTTCCCTCCTCTGCTCTCTCATTTCGCTCTCGGGGCCTCTGTTGATGTCCAATCTTCTTCGTACGTCGTCTCTTCTGGCAGGAGACCGCCCCCTGCCGTGCCTGCTCCTGTCCCGCTCTCTTTCACCACGCCCTCGCGGTGGCGACCCGGGCCTGCCTCCTCCCTGAGACCGCCGTATCGGGGATCTTGACCTCCGGCGACCGCCGGACCCTCCTGTTCTGGCGGGCGATGAGCCCTTCTCCCTCCTACTGGAACCTATGGCCTGTGCAGAAGACATAGTCAATACACCCCCCCCTTCTGCCCCCCGGCCTTCTTCCCCCTGTCCCACCCCTACTGCACTCCGTTGCGGAGACAACATCTGCAGAAGCTGCACCAGGGTTGACAccccccctacctggccagccgttaCTGTACCCGACGACGTTCCCTCCAATGGGTCCTCATCTTCAAAATTCCCACTGGCCTCCAACTCCAGTGGTGGATCCGTGACATCTACTTGCCTCTCACTGCCGCCAGTCCTCCTGGCTCCCGTAGCCTCCACACCCCTTCTGTTCGCCCCAGCAGTCCCTGCAACCAGAAGAAAAGTTAATCACCCTAACCCTACCCTTTCCCTAAATACCCCTAgaccctcaaccccccccccccttaacccCCGGACCCCTCTTAGCTGCCTGGCAGATATGCTTCACAATCCCGCGTAAGCTGCACGCCCTCCCCATCAAGCCACCCTTTCTGACAAAATTATTAAACTTCTACTACCACCCGGTTCCTACCCTTATTTTACTCCCTTAtgcctcccctccctttttttttttttttttttaattttatacccccccccccgacccctccCCACCTGAAGTCCATGACACCCTCTTATTACTACCAACCTTCTGGCCTCCCATCCGCCACTCCCACAGATCAACCCACCCCAAAACGTCAAGTCTTTGTCCCTCCCGGCACACCTGAGCGCTGCAACCTTCCCCATCCCTTCTTCCCCGCTACTACCCCCCCCTTTGTACCCTTTGCTGCCCCCCTCCGATCAACCACCCCAGTGACCCTTCCCACCAAAACCTACCCGCCCAGCCCACCCTCAAGCCTAATCCCCGCTTCCAGCCCCCTTGCCCGCTGCCAATACAGCTACCTCTCCCTCGGTTACCTCTCTGGTCCCACCACCAGACCAAATACCCGCTCCCAACCCCTTTTGCCGTTACTTGCTACCCCA
Proteins encoded in this region:
- the LOC128652387 gene encoding olfactory receptor class A-like protein 1 — encoded protein: MELELRLIFKAIGFFSLITIGVPSNLIILATFIHIRVTERKLIPANAILSMLALVNLLVIFSKGFPQAIHSVGIRNVFNDIECKIISFTYRVCRGMTICVTCLLSCNQCIILAPPSKIWLALKQNVPPNLPWVMLLLWCINGAIYPSCFLHVRAIANYTTSMYTLHLEFCKHDFMTFTSYVANGIAIAVRDFLFVGTMTLASCYIVFMLYRHGKQVQGIRSSDRKAGKSAEYRAAQAVVLLVSIYVALFGLDSCIWIYTLIVSRVSPTISDARVFFGTLYAALSPIVIIQTNKKIQMTLKCNNKKILLQSSDTNVSSDSSE